In one window of candidate division WOR-3 bacterium DNA:
- a CDS encoding T9SS type A sorting domain-containing protein: protein MNGIKSVLSSVNIFCVWVILLSTGSLVRAQWENPVVDTITNTQIRKETTLQSLCVDDSDFVHLVWKHQVTGGWRIFYCTNSPAGMWGEVQVVGDSMEVAFDPAVAWSSGVGVPFVVYEQNSEIYSAYPSGGAWDIVPITINVRFDRSPTIAVDAWLPHAAWITDDSVTGDYKIAYASSYFAGPYLGWFVETLTGSYLGPYGTGASPFIAVTPEGVAHVVYRGGDYGNYHIHHAWKSAPTDTIWNYEILYSGNANDFSAAMVIEEDGDLHLAVSGNDGWGFPGRVYYFYKPYGQAWQQYELASLASSAAEPSLDVDENGNPHIVWMETSGNFYTGNIYYSGKDSTGAWQVSTVIGGDHFVPSFQIDQQGYGHVACHTGGNTSIYDIYHVKSSSVLTCVEEFEDPAGKSASGYILSSVPNPVRTRAEISYCITEPGHVTIKVYNSIGEEIAELVNESRACGNHSVVWHPEDLSAGIYFFHLVTGRSEQTGKCVLLP, encoded by the coding sequence AATCCGAAAAGAAACAACACTGCAGTCACTGTGTGTTGACGACTCGGATTTCGTACATCTCGTCTGGAAACATCAGGTGACAGGGGGCTGGCGCATATTTTACTGCACGAACAGCCCGGCAGGGATGTGGGGCGAGGTGCAAGTGGTTGGTGATTCGATGGAAGTTGCCTTTGACCCGGCAGTGGCATGGTCATCCGGCGTTGGGGTACCATTTGTAGTTTACGAACAGAACTCGGAGATTTACTCTGCATATCCTTCCGGCGGGGCATGGGATATAGTGCCTATTACCATCAACGTACGGTTCGATCGTTCGCCGACGATCGCCGTCGATGCTTGGTTACCGCATGCGGCATGGATCACTGACGATTCGGTCACCGGCGATTACAAGATCGCGTATGCTTCAAGTTACTTTGCAGGACCCTACCTGGGTTGGTTTGTTGAGACCCTGACGGGCAGCTATCTTGGCCCGTATGGCACCGGTGCTTCACCTTTTATCGCGGTCACCCCGGAGGGCGTTGCGCACGTCGTTTACCGCGGCGGCGACTACGGTAATTACCATATACACCACGCTTGGAAGAGCGCGCCGACCGATACCATCTGGAATTACGAGATTTTGTACAGCGGCAATGCCAATGATTTCTCTGCGGCGATGGTGATCGAAGAAGACGGTGATCTCCACCTGGCAGTGAGCGGCAATGATGGATGGGGATTTCCGGGCCGGGTGTACTATTTCTACAAGCCTTATGGTCAGGCATGGCAGCAGTATGAGCTGGCATCGCTGGCCAGCAGTGCGGCCGAACCCTCTCTCGACGTCGATGAGAACGGAAACCCGCACATTGTTTGGATGGAGACGAGTGGTAATTTCTATACTGGTAATATCTACTATTCGGGTAAAGATTCCACCGGCGCCTGGCAGGTTAGCACGGTCATCGGCGGTGATCATTTTGTTCCTTCGTTTCAGATCGATCAACAGGGATACGGACACGTTGCCTGCCACACAGGAGGTAATACGAGTATCTATGATATCTATCATGTGAAAAGCAGCAGTGTGTTGACGTGCGTCGAGGAATTCGAAGATCCGGCGGGCAAAAGTGCTTCCGGATATATACTAAGTAGTGTTCCGAATCCTGTTCGAACCCGTGCTGAAATATCCTACTGTATCACTGAACCGGGTCATGTGACGATCAAAGTCTACAATAGTATTGGAGAAGAAATCGCTGAGCTGGTGAACGAATCTCGAGCATGTGGCAACCACAGTGTTGTCTGGCATCCGGAGGACCTGAGCGCAGGCATATATTTCTTTCATCTGGTAACCGGCAGATCTGAGCAAACCGGTAAATGTGTTCTGCTTCCTTAA
- a CDS encoding SagB/ThcOx family dehydrogenase: MIEYLNHIMTACLVVVCMFSFCRADDAKIMDLPKPRTTGGRPLMEVLRDRKSTREFSKKEIPLQVLSDMLWAAWGVNRPESGKRTAPSAVNWQEIDIYVASAKGLYIYDASAHSLTQVLSEDIRGVTGTQAFVKEAPVNLIFVADYSRMGKGPQKDKDFYSATDAAFISQNVYLFCASEGLATVVRGALNRDRLAKKMKLSSEQKIILAQSVGYPLE; the protein is encoded by the coding sequence ATGATTGAATATCTGAATCATATTATGACGGCCTGCCTTGTTGTTGTATGTATGTTTAGTTTTTGCCGGGCAGATGACGCAAAGATTATGGATCTGCCAAAGCCAAGAACTACAGGTGGGCGGCCACTCATGGAAGTACTGCGAGACAGAAAATCTACTCGAGAATTCAGCAAGAAGGAGATACCGCTTCAGGTGCTTTCGGACATGCTCTGGGCTGCATGGGGAGTGAACAGGCCGGAATCTGGCAAACGTACTGCGCCATCAGCCGTGAACTGGCAGGAGATCGACATATACGTGGCATCGGCAAAAGGTCTTTATATTTATGATGCATCTGCTCATTCACTGACACAGGTGCTTTCCGAAGATATACGCGGCGTGACCGGCACCCAGGCTTTCGTGAAGGAGGCGCCGGTCAATCTCATTTTTGTAGCGGATTATTCACGCATGGGTAAGGGGCCACAGAAGGATAAGGATTTCTACTCGGCTACGGATGCCGCGTTCATAAGCCAGAATGTCTATCTGTTCTGTGCTTCTGAGGGATTGGCAACGGTCGTACGCGGTGCCTTGAACCGCGACCGGTTAGCGAAGAAAATGAAGTTATCTTCCGAGCAGAAGATAATCCTGGCGCAGAGTGTTGGCTATCCGCTTGAATAA
- a CDS encoding HAD hydrolase-like protein, with amino-acid sequence MTKHYRTFLFDLDGTLTDPQVGITNSIQYALARFGIMERDRKGLIKFIGPPLLESFRKWYGFDDTRGRKAIAFYREYYAEQGIYENTMYEGIDDLLSELHSRGCMIALATSKATIYAQKILEHFGIAQYFDRVEGSNFDLTRAAKFEIIADILAETSARDRDEYLMVGDHVDDIRGARENGIDSVAATYGYGLERDLVEAGPTHIVHTVQELRTLLLKSSQG; translated from the coding sequence TTGACGAAGCACTACAGGACATTTCTTTTTGACCTGGACGGAACATTGACCGATCCGCAGGTCGGAATAACGAATTCTATTCAGTACGCGTTGGCGCGTTTCGGCATCATGGAAAGGGATAGGAAAGGTCTCATAAAGTTCATCGGTCCACCTTTGTTGGAGTCTTTCCGCAAATGGTATGGCTTCGACGATACACGGGGGAGAAAAGCAATCGCCTTTTATCGGGAATACTACGCCGAACAAGGTATCTACGAGAACACGATGTATGAAGGGATCGATGATTTGTTATCCGAACTACACTCACGAGGATGCATGATCGCTCTAGCAACCTCAAAAGCCACCATATACGCGCAGAAGATACTCGAACACTTCGGAATAGCCCAATACTTTGACCGTGTAGAAGGGAGCAATTTTGATCTGACACGGGCGGCAAAATTCGAGATCATCGCGGATATACTTGCGGAGACATCAGCCCGTGACCGTGATGAGTATCTTATGGTCGGCGATCACGTGGATGATATCAGAGGCGCGCGTGAAAATGGTATTGATTCGGTCGCTGCTACTTATGGTTACGGTCTGGAAAGAGACCTGGTAGAAGCCGGACCGACACACATCGTACATACGGTACAGGAGCTGCGTACTTTGTTGCTCAAATCTTCCCAGGGGTAG
- a CDS encoding metallophosphoesterase yields MRVFFLFIVLLHSVSAGAGDGALRFVVLGARTSEPVDGVFSDIIDQASLLSPDFVINVGNLVEAQGDDTASTRARWDDVTSIMSVLNCEFYFVPGSSDIIDEETRKIYEQETGCSRYYSFDYGNCHFIVLDNSITGWNSLQEADPEQYSWFVSDLEENNGAGHIFVLFHIPYYLNALSSGQPSPFVEQCLKYRVRAVFNGGLGSYMYLNEDGIDYIMVGSSGAVMQDNDGGKGNFYHFLYVTVKGDAYNVAVIKHGGVRYRNVFTGSDYYSVQRAQQEVVSFAGSMVREGEKNVSSRCQMTVSNTSTDSVTGSLVWEFDPARFVVNPEAIPLALGPEESEVCEIEVQISDGSQLYPLPRCVLEYPYTFGKVCTLNSVLSIRRVKTVEYVDSPPDIDGNLNDAAWRKLLPITHLGDDGGDLSSTEKTELYLGYDEDNVYVAVRCSESDTSNIRVSVQEHDGPTYRDDNVWFFFDVNHDQETYYQLIVNPDGMTFDRACSFTDGRVNSELEWNGPWEIISGREQNAWNLEIKIPKNEFAECSDERWGFNFRRLQTSTVSAAYWTLPFGHTPGNFGVIEFE; encoded by the coding sequence ATGAGAGTATTTTTTCTGTTCATTGTATTGCTGCACAGTGTCTCGGCAGGTGCGGGTGATGGAGCATTAAGGTTTGTTGTGCTCGGCGCTCGAACCAGTGAACCAGTGGACGGTGTTTTCAGCGATATTATCGATCAGGCATCACTGCTTAGCCCTGATTTCGTGATAAATGTGGGTAACCTCGTCGAGGCGCAAGGTGACGATACTGCATCGACCAGAGCACGTTGGGATGACGTTACGAGCATTATGAGTGTTCTTAACTGCGAATTCTATTTTGTGCCAGGTAGCAGTGACATAATCGATGAAGAAACCCGTAAGATCTATGAACAAGAAACCGGTTGTAGTAGATACTACTCATTCGACTACGGTAACTGCCATTTCATCGTTCTCGATAATTCGATCACAGGGTGGAATTCACTGCAGGAAGCCGATCCAGAACAGTATAGTTGGTTTGTCAGTGATCTGGAAGAGAACAATGGCGCAGGGCATATATTCGTTCTCTTTCATATTCCATATTATCTAAATGCATTGTCCAGCGGTCAGCCGAGTCCATTTGTGGAACAATGCTTGAAATACAGGGTACGCGCCGTCTTCAACGGTGGATTGGGTAGTTACATGTATCTCAATGAGGACGGCATCGACTATATCATGGTCGGCAGCTCGGGTGCCGTCATGCAAGACAACGATGGGGGTAAGGGAAATTTCTATCATTTTCTCTACGTTACTGTCAAAGGCGATGCATACAATGTTGCCGTGATCAAACACGGGGGCGTTCGCTACCGTAATGTTTTCACCGGCAGTGATTATTACTCTGTTCAAAGGGCACAGCAGGAAGTCGTATCTTTTGCCGGCTCCATGGTCAGGGAAGGTGAGAAAAATGTTTCCAGCCGCTGCCAGATGACGGTAAGCAATACCAGTACAGATTCGGTGACAGGGTCGCTCGTGTGGGAATTTGATCCTGCGCGCTTCGTGGTTAACCCTGAAGCGATACCGCTGGCGCTCGGTCCCGAAGAATCGGAAGTATGTGAGATCGAAGTTCAGATATCGGATGGTTCCCAATTGTATCCGCTGCCAAGATGTGTCCTGGAGTATCCATACACGTTTGGCAAGGTATGTACATTGAATAGTGTATTGAGCATCAGGCGGGTCAAAACGGTTGAGTATGTGGATTCGCCTCCTGATATCGATGGCAACTTGAATGATGCCGCCTGGCGGAAATTGTTGCCGATAACCCATCTTGGAGATGATGGCGGCGACCTCTCTTCGACGGAAAAGACTGAGTTGTACTTGGGGTATGACGAGGATAATGTCTATGTGGCGGTGCGTTGTTCTGAGAGTGATACTAGTAACATCAGAGTGTCAGTTCAGGAACATGACGGCCCGACCTACCGCGACGACAACGTCTGGTTTTTCTTCGATGTGAATCATGACCAAGAAACATACTACCAGTTGATCGTTAATCCCGACGGCATGACGTTTGACCGGGCGTGTAGTTTTACAGATGGAAGGGTCAATTCTGAATTGGAATGGAACGGTCCTTGGGAAATAATATCCGGCCGCGAGCAGAATGCCTGGAATCTCGAAATCAAAATACCTAAAAACGAGTTTGCTGAGTGCAGTGACGAACGATGGGGATTCAATTTCCGCAGGCTGCAGACGAGCACCGTTAGTGCCGCGTACTGGACTTTGCCGTTCGGGCATACACCCGGTAACTTTGGCGTCATCGAATTTGAATAG
- a CDS encoding S9 family peptidase: protein MKKKITRPGSWRSPITSDIVARQSVRFGEIVVDGKDIYWVESRPAENGRSVIVRYDSRKRISDVIAAPYSARSRVHEYGGAAFTVHEGAIFFTNFADQRVYRQGPDLIPVPLTPDMDKRYADLQLDARRGRMVCIQEDHTRKGEPINAIVDIDINGSGKSRILVSGNDFYASPRLSPDGSRIAWLTWNHPNMPWDGTELWVAEVDNQGALVNSRRIAGGVSESIFQPEWSPDGILYFVSDRNGWWNIYRFIDGKAECVTELDVEFGVPLWNFGLTTYGFLSEDRIACTYNQKGICYLATVDLRTKKLSQIESQFTDITHLKTTGDCLVFQGGSPTSALTVVRYYTKKPEETIIKASVDTRVGPGYISEPEAIEFKTKDDLKSYGFHYPPKNRDCVIASGELPPLIVVTHGGPTSCSYASLDLRIQFWTSRGFAVLDVNYGGSTGFGRPFRERLKGRWGIVDVDDCVNGAKYLVDKSLVDGNRVIIRGGSAGGYTTLCALTFRDFFKAGASYYGVSDLEALARDTHKFESRYLDSLVGPYPEASETYRERSPLYHAERLSAPVIFFQGLEDKVVPPDQAEKLVTALREKGIPVAYLAFEGEQHGFRRAENIKRALEAELYFYSRIFGFELREDVEPINIENI from the coding sequence ATGAAAAAGAAAATAACACGTCCTGGTTCATGGCGTTCTCCGATTACGTCCGACATCGTCGCCCGGCAGAGCGTCAGATTTGGTGAAATCGTTGTTGACGGCAAAGACATATACTGGGTTGAGAGCCGTCCTGCGGAAAACGGTCGTAGTGTCATTGTACGTTATGATTCCAGGAAAAGAATTTCAGACGTAATCGCTGCACCGTACAGCGCGCGCAGTCGCGTCCATGAATATGGTGGCGCTGCGTTCACGGTTCATGAGGGGGCAATATTCTTCACGAATTTTGCGGACCAGCGGGTATACCGACAAGGACCCGACCTGATTCCCGTTCCTTTGACTCCGGACATGGACAAGCGCTACGCTGACCTTCAACTAGATGCGCGACGTGGTAGAATGGTCTGCATACAAGAAGACCACACTCGGAAGGGAGAACCTATAAATGCCATTGTTGATATCGATATCAATGGTAGTGGGAAATCGCGAATTCTTGTTTCGGGTAATGATTTCTATGCGTCGCCCCGTCTCAGCCCTGACGGTTCGAGGATCGCCTGGTTGACGTGGAATCATCCGAACATGCCGTGGGATGGCACTGAACTATGGGTTGCCGAAGTTGATAACCAGGGAGCTCTGGTGAATTCCCGAAGAATAGCCGGAGGCGTTTCAGAATCGATCTTTCAGCCCGAGTGGTCTCCTGACGGAATACTTTACTTTGTTTCGGACAGGAACGGCTGGTGGAATATATACAGGTTTATTGATGGAAAGGCCGAATGCGTGACTGAACTGGATGTAGAATTCGGCGTACCTCTGTGGAATTTCGGACTGACAACCTACGGTTTTCTCAGTGAAGATCGGATTGCCTGTACCTATAATCAAAAGGGGATTTGTTATTTGGCGACCGTTGATCTCAGGACGAAAAAACTCAGTCAAATAGAGAGTCAATTCACCGATATCACACATCTGAAAACTACTGGTGATTGTCTTGTGTTCCAGGGAGGTTCACCGACCTCCGCGTTAACGGTTGTCAGGTACTACACAAAAAAACCGGAAGAAACAATAATCAAAGCATCAGTTGATACTCGTGTCGGCCCCGGATACATTTCAGAGCCCGAGGCCATTGAGTTCAAGACTAAGGATGATCTGAAGTCTTATGGTTTTCACTATCCACCAAAGAATCGAGATTGTGTTATTGCATCTGGCGAGTTACCGCCGTTGATTGTTGTTACACATGGCGGACCGACTTCGTGTAGTTACGCTTCACTCGATTTGAGGATTCAATTCTGGACGAGTCGGGGTTTTGCCGTGCTCGACGTGAATTATGGAGGCAGTACCGGTTTTGGCCGGCCTTTTCGTGAACGCCTGAAGGGTCGCTGGGGCATAGTCGACGTCGATGATTGCGTCAACGGTGCCAAGTACCTTGTCGACAAGAGCCTTGTCGACGGCAATCGTGTCATTATCCGCGGTGGCAGCGCTGGTGGTTATACTACACTTTGCGCGCTGACATTCCGCGATTTTTTCAAAGCCGGCGCAAGTTACTACGGCGTGAGTGACCTCGAAGCACTGGCAAGGGACACACATAAATTCGAATCGCGTTACCTGGATAGCCTTGTCGGTCCGTATCCAGAGGCCAGCGAGACATATCGTGAACGGTCACCCTTGTATCATGCTGAGCGTTTATCCGCGCCGGTCATATTCTTTCAAGGATTGGAGGATAAGGTCGTGCCGCCTGACCAGGCGGAAAAGTTGGTGACTGCCCTGCGCGAGAAAGGCATACCGGTCGCATATCTGGCCTTTGAAGGAGAACAACATGGCTTTCGCAGGGCGGAGAATATCAAACGAGCCCTGGAAGCCGAACTTTATTTCTATTCGCGCATATTCGGTTTTGAATTGCGTGAGGACGTAGAACCCATAAACATTGAAAACATATAA
- a CDS encoding TAXI family TRAP transporter solute-binding subunit → MFALTTVIFLSGCQSKKTRFVTIGTGGVTGLYYPTGGAISRMLNKKFKQFKIKATVESTSGSVFNINAVIKGDMEFGIAQSDRQYQAYKGLAEWEEAGAQKELRSVFSLHAEPITLVVSEQSGIRKITDLGGKRINLGNPGSGQLQNSKDVLSAAGLSEQDILAEYVKAVEAPGLLQDERLDGFFYTVGHPNGNIKEATSGRIRVYLVDIKGDNVDKMVDDYPYYAKAIIPHQFYERALNTEDIETVGVKATFVTSANVAEDLVYALAKMVFENLEEFKALHPAYASLTPENMLQGLTAPVHHGAMKYYREAGLDGFINEKLIPEQDL, encoded by the coding sequence ATGTTTGCCCTCACTACGGTTATTTTTCTCAGCGGTTGTCAATCAAAAAAGACTCGATTCGTGACGATCGGTACCGGCGGCGTAACCGGATTGTACTACCCCACAGGAGGTGCGATCAGCCGGATGCTGAACAAGAAATTCAAACAGTTCAAGATCAAGGCGACGGTTGAATCGACCAGCGGGTCGGTCTTCAATATCAATGCGGTGATAAAGGGTGACATGGAATTCGGAATCGCTCAATCAGACAGACAGTATCAGGCATACAAGGGCCTTGCGGAGTGGGAAGAAGCAGGTGCTCAAAAAGAACTGAGGTCTGTATTTTCGCTTCATGCCGAACCCATTACCCTGGTTGTCTCAGAGCAAAGCGGCATCAGAAAAATTACGGACCTCGGGGGCAAGAGGATCAACCTGGGCAATCCCGGTTCCGGGCAGCTCCAGAATTCGAAAGACGTGCTGTCGGCCGCGGGTCTTTCTGAACAGGATATACTTGCCGAGTATGTTAAGGCGGTTGAGGCACCCGGTCTTTTGCAGGATGAGCGTCTCGACGGCTTTTTCTATACGGTTGGACACCCGAACGGCAATATTAAAGAGGCAACGTCTGGCCGGATCAGAGTATATTTGGTTGACATCAAAGGTGATAATGTAGATAAGATGGTTGATGACTATCCGTACTACGCAAAGGCAATCATTCCGCACCAATTCTACGAGCGTGCCCTCAACACAGAAGATATCGAGACGGTCGGGGTCAAGGCAACGTTCGTGACCTCGGCAAATGTCGCCGAAGACCTGGTGTATGCCCTGGCAAAAATGGTCTTTGAGAATCTCGAAGAATTCAAAGCACTACATCCGGCATATGCATCGCTTACGCCGGAGAATATGCTTCAGGGACTCACCGCACCAGTACACCATGGTGCCATGAAATACTACAGAGAGGCGGGTCTTGATGGATTTATCAACGAGAAACTAATTCCGGAGCAGGATCTTTAG
- a CDS encoding TRAP transporter permease gives MRKSQEYKRAEEILREETGRVRNKRPTDRIIVSSVAVCWALFQLALPRFIILDSVTIRAVHLAFAVVLVFLTIPMFKRKTRIKSLSTTKYIPTIDFVFAAVACLAVLYIVIDWTGIAMRAGVPSSRDIVMSIGLILVVFEASRRVIGLPLVVIAILFTLYSFFAPYMPSVFALRGVSLEKYLSQVALSTEGIYGIPLDVSANTVFLFVLLGAMLERAGAVRFFNDLAISLLGKFKGGPAKAAFVASGFTGLVSGSSIANVVTTGTFTIPLMKKVGYPGKIAAATEVAASTNGQLMPPIMGAAAFIIAEYLSVPYLAVVKAAAIPAFVSYFALFYLTHLEASKLGMKGLPKSDIPRFGAVMKSGFYYLIPLFLLIYELMVVRHTPKLAAFNAIVVLVIIIVIREVSKARMKRSNVARSLLKAVKTIGNGLIAGSRNMLTVALATACAGIVVGIVTMGIGSMIVQVVEILSAGNLFLLLVITAIASLLIGMGLPTTATYIVMASITVPVIIKLSARGVVDFVPAMAAHLFCFYFGILADDTPPVGLAAYSAAAIAKSDPIQTGIKGFMYDLRTAVIPFMFVFNAELILFGVHNLAQAMLIFVMAIFGAFAFANAVQGWFITKNRIYEMPLFLVASVIFFYPALLTNLFNLSHDLRYYMYFVGFAIYGFAYLIQRSRRKEV, from the coding sequence ATGCGTAAGAGTCAGGAATATAAGAGAGCCGAGGAGATCCTGAGAGAAGAGACAGGACGTGTAAGAAACAAGAGGCCGACCGATAGAATTATTGTTTCATCGGTTGCGGTATGCTGGGCTCTTTTTCAACTTGCGCTGCCCCGATTCATCATACTGGACAGCGTGACAATAAGGGCTGTCCATCTGGCATTTGCGGTTGTCCTTGTGTTCCTCACGATTCCGATGTTTAAACGCAAGACCAGAATCAAATCATTGAGCACGACAAAATACATCCCAACAATTGACTTTGTTTTCGCGGCGGTCGCGTGCCTGGCAGTATTGTATATTGTCATCGACTGGACCGGGATAGCGATGCGCGCCGGCGTGCCCAGTTCGAGAGATATTGTGATGAGCATAGGTTTGATCCTCGTTGTTTTCGAGGCTTCAAGGCGGGTCATTGGGCTGCCTCTGGTCGTGATCGCTATTCTGTTCACGCTCTATTCTTTCTTTGCTCCGTACATGCCTTCGGTTTTTGCCTTGCGGGGCGTGTCGCTGGAGAAATATCTGAGTCAGGTTGCCCTGTCAACCGAGGGCATTTACGGGATCCCTCTTGATGTCTCTGCCAATACCGTGTTTCTATTCGTGCTCTTGGGAGCCATGCTCGAACGCGCCGGTGCGGTCCGCTTTTTCAATGATCTTGCGATCTCGCTACTCGGCAAATTCAAAGGCGGTCCGGCAAAGGCCGCGTTCGTGGCGAGCGGGTTCACCGGTTTGGTATCAGGTTCGAGTATCGCCAACGTGGTAACAACCGGCACATTCACGATACCGTTGATGAAAAAGGTTGGGTATCCAGGCAAGATCGCGGCAGCAACCGAAGTCGCCGCAAGCACGAACGGCCAGCTCATGCCGCCGATCATGGGCGCCGCGGCATTCATCATTGCGGAATACCTGAGTGTGCCATATCTTGCGGTCGTAAAGGCGGCGGCAATACCGGCATTCGTATCTTATTTTGCCTTATTCTACTTGACGCATCTGGAGGCTTCGAAACTGGGGATGAAGGGATTGCCGAAATCTGACATCCCGCGTTTTGGCGCGGTAATGAAGAGCGGTTTTTACTATCTGATCCCGTTGTTTCTTTTGATATACGAATTGATGGTTGTGCGCCACACGCCAAAGCTCGCGGCATTCAACGCGATCGTGGTGCTGGTGATCATCATAGTCATACGAGAGGTGAGCAAGGCCCGAATGAAGCGAAGCAATGTAGCACGGTCATTGCTAAAGGCAGTGAAGACAATCGGTAATGGGCTGATTGCCGGCTCGCGTAATATGCTCACGGTCGCTCTGGCCACGGCATGTGCCGGAATAGTCGTAGGTATCGTTACCATGGGTATTGGGAGCATGATCGTGCAGGTTGTCGAAATACTCTCGGCCGGTAATCTTTTCCTGTTACTTGTAATCACTGCTATTGCCAGTTTGCTAATCGGCATGGGCCTGCCGACTACGGCAACCTATATTGTCATGGCATCGATCACAGTACCGGTGATAATAAAGTTGAGCGCACGGGGTGTGGTCGATTTTGTGCCGGCAATGGCGGCTCATTTGTTCTGCTTCTATTTCGGGATACTTGCCGATGACACGCCACCAGTCGGTCTGGCTGCTTACAGCGCCGCGGCCATTGCAAAATCTGACCCGATACAGACCGGCATAAAGGGGTTCATGTATGACCTGAGGACCGCGGTGATACCGTTCATGTTTGTCTTCAATGCCGAACTCATACTCTTTGGAGTCCATAATCTTGCTCAGGCGATGTTGATCTTTGTGATGGCGATTTTTGGCGCATTTGCTTTTGCCAACGCAGTCCAGGGTTGGTTCATCACCAAGAACAGGATATATGAAATGCCGTTATTCCTCGTCGCATCCGTGATATTCTTCTATCCGGCTCTGCTTACGAACCTGTTCAATCTAAGCCATGATTTGAGATACTACATGTATTTTGTGGGGTTTGCGATCTACGGTTTTGCATACTTGATACAGAGATCGAGGAGAAAGGAAGTATGA
- the bcp gene encoding thioredoxin-dependent thiol peroxidase encodes MPKKLKVGDKAPEFCLPDANNKKVCIDEFRGRWLVLYFYPRDNTSGCTKEAVDFTANVKDFKKMNAAVVGVSPDSVTSHMNFISKHDLEVILLSDPEHKVLEEYGVWQKKSMYGREYYGVVRTTFVIDPKGKIKQKWEKVKVAGHADAVKDFVGVSCQRPMKK; translated from the coding sequence ATGCCAAAAAAATTAAAGGTGGGGGATAAGGCACCGGAATTCTGTCTGCCGGATGCCAATAATAAAAAAGTCTGTATTGATGAATTTAGAGGCAGGTGGCTCGTCCTTTATTTTTACCCAAGGGACAATACGAGCGGCTGCACCAAGGAAGCGGTTGATTTCACAGCCAATGTCAAGGATTTCAAGAAGATGAACGCAGCCGTTGTTGGTGTTAGCCCGGACTCGGTTACCAGTCACATGAATTTCATTAGTAAACACGATCTTGAGGTAATACTGCTGAGCGATCCCGAACATAAGGTCTTAGAAGAATACGGTGTCTGGCAGAAGAAAAGCATGTACGGCAGGGAATACTACGGTGTGGTCCGCACGACATTTGTCATAGATCCAAAGGGAAAGATAAAACAGAAATGGGAAAAGGTCAAGGTCGCCGGCCATGCCGACGCGGTCAAGGATTTTGTCGGCGTGAGCTGCCAGAGACCCATGAAAAAGTAG
- a CDS encoding class I SAM-dependent methyltransferase, whose amino-acid sequence MEVIEKSWNEFWAYYWRVEDRHRIPGIFEWDEKIVKFIEHVCQLKPPARILDLACGGGDQAKVFAQKGYEVVGVDIAPSLIEFAQQQFSKDKLKGDFIVGDMRDIEYDAEFDACVILSGSFGFFGDVEDQKLLCSINKALKKGGKVFIMFISASQQVDHKRTWIELDDHWELEETWFDAETCTHCGTSVIIRKDGTVIVPKEESGYNANERIRCYTLPEMRAMFSNAGLEYSASYSSRHLDVPPKPLPRGAIHNIVVGERKI is encoded by the coding sequence TTGGAAGTAATAGAAAAATCATGGAATGAATTCTGGGCATATTACTGGCGCGTTGAAGACCGCCATCGTATTCCGGGTATCTTTGAATGGGATGAAAAAATCGTCAAATTCATCGAGCATGTTTGTCAGCTGAAACCACCGGCACGTATTCTGGACCTGGCATGTGGTGGTGGTGATCAGGCAAAGGTTTTTGCCCAGAAAGGTTATGAAGTGGTAGGTGTCGATATCGCGCCGTCGCTTATCGAATTTGCACAGCAGCAATTCTCGAAGGATAAACTGAAAGGCGATTTCATTGTCGGCGACATGCGTGATATTGAATACGATGCTGAATTCGATGCCTGTGTCATCCTGAGCGGTTCATTTGGGTTTTTTGGCGATGTTGAGGACCAGAAATTACTGTGTTCGATAAATAAAGCGCTGAAGAAGGGCGGTAAGGTCTTCATCATGTTCATATCGGCGAGCCAGCAAGTGGATCACAAGAGAACATGGATAGAACTTGATGATCATTGGGAGCTCGAGGAAACCTGGTTCGACGCAGAAACATGCACTCATTGCGGCACGAGTGTCATCATTCGAAAAGATGGTACGGTGATCGTACCCAAAGAGGAGTCAGGATATAACGCAAATGAACGAATACGCTGCTACACGCTACCCGAGATGCGTGCGATGTTTTCCAACGCCGGGCTTGAATACTCGGCTTCGTATTCCAGCCGGCATCTCGACGTACCGCCAAAACCGTTGCCAAGGGGTGCAATACATAATATCGTGGTTGGTGAACGGAAGATTTGA